In Candidatus Limnocylindrales bacterium, a single window of DNA contains:
- a CDS encoding IS3 family transposase yields FIEGWYNTRRRHSGLDYMSPVNYERKALAMAAVR; encoded by the coding sequence GTTCATTGAGGGCTGGTACAATACGCGCCGCCGGCACTCAGGCCTGGACTACATGTCGCCGGTCAACTACGAGAGGAAGGCGCTAGCGATGGCCGCAGTTCGATAG